In the Chitinispirillales bacterium genome, GCGATACGCTTGTTGAAATCGGACCGGGAAAAGGCGCATTATCTAAAAAACTTATAGACAAAAATTTTAATTTCGTTATGATTGAAGCCGACAGAGATATGGTGGAATTTATAGAAAACGAATTTGCAGACCGCCGAAATTTTACAATTTACAACGACGACGCGGCAAAATTTGATTATTCGAAAATAGTCGGCGATTTTTTTGTCGCAGGGAATTTGCCGTATAACGTCGGTAATTTAATCATAAAAAAACTGCTTTTTGAAAGTCCGCGGCTAAAATCCATCGTTTGTATGCTTCAAAGGGAAGTCGCCGATAGAATTTGCGCATCGCCTAAAGGAAAAGAAATAGGGTTTTTATCAATTATGTGCCGGTACTTTGCCGATGTCAAAAAAATCTGCACCGTACCGCCCGGAGCGTTTTTTCCCGCTCCGAAAGTACATTCCGCAGTTATTAAACTTGATATAAATACGCAAAAAACCGCAAGAATTTCCCGAGACGAATGGGACGGTTTTTTTGAATTTGTGAGTTTGGGATATTCGCAAAGACGAAAAAAATTACTAAGCGTTATTTCAAGCGAATTTCCGTCAAAAGAATTTGCGAAAAACGTTTTTGTAAAATTAAATTTCAGTGAAAATATCCGCGCCGAAGAATTAAGCGACGACGATTGGGTGAATTTGTATTTGAGCGGAAAATCGTGAAAGAAAAATTGTGTAATTCCCTTCTTTATGTGTTTTCAAATTTTGTTTGGCGAAATGTTTGCGCAGATATTATTTTCTTTTAACATGAAAAAAATATTGGTACATTTACATCTCTTTTATGAAGAACAA is a window encoding:
- the rsmA gene encoding 16S rRNA (adenine(1518)-N(6)/adenine(1519)-N(6))-dimethyltransferase RsmA: MIAPKKQFGQNFLISQRYIDKIVNSLDAKSGDTLVEIGPGKGALSKKLIDKNFNFVMIEADRDMVEFIENEFADRRNFTIYNDDAAKFDYSKIVGDFFVAGNLPYNVGNLIIKKLLFESPRLKSIVCMLQREVADRICASPKGKEIGFLSIMCRYFADVKKICTVPPGAFFPAPKVHSAVIKLDINTQKTARISRDEWDGFFEFVSLGYSQRRKKLLSVISSEFPSKEFAKNVFVKLNFSENIRAEELSDDDWVNLYLSGKS